The nucleotide sequence AACCGTGATCCGCGCGAAGATTGTCCTAAGCCCATCATGCAGCAAGGTGTTCTTCAATTTGAAGACCTAAAAGTCGGAATGACCGTAAAGGGAAAAATCAAAAATGTAGTAGACTTCGGAGCCTTTGTCGATTTGGGAATTAAAGAAACGGCTCTTTTACATATCTCGGAGATGAGCGATTCTTTTATCTCGGATCCGCTTGAGGCCGTAAAGGTAGGCGACATTGTAGAGTGTAAAATCATTTCACTTGACGAAGACCGCCGCCGAATTTCTTTAAGCCGAAAAACGGGAGAAGGCGGTGCCGATGGCAAAGCCCGGGGTGCATCCCGTCTTACCGCAAAGCAAAAGGCTGAGGTAAAAAAACTTGTAGTCAAAACCAAGGACGGCAAAACGCTTACGGTTAAAACCGCTGCAGGATCTCCGACGGTACAGGGAGGCAAGGAGCTTTCCGAAAGAGGAGAAAGAAGCCCCGCTGCAAGAGGAGAAAGATCTCCTGCACATCGAGGCGATAGAAAGGTGGGTGAACCCCGCTCCCGCAAAGATGATGACGGTACAAAGTACAATCCCTTTGCAATATTATTGCAGGGCAAAAAGTAAATCAAAAAGCCGCCAAGCGCAATTTGCTTAGGCGGTTTTTTGATTTAACCTCAAAGGCTTCAAAGAAAGATTAAAACGGTTTACTTTTTATTTGCAAAATAGAATTTTGCCCATTCTTTATCCGAAATTAAGATATGATTAAAAAGCCAATCCCTTAAAAAACGCACAAAGGTGTTTGCAACGAATTGTTTTCCGTTTTGATAATCTCTTACGGAATGCAGTATCTCCCGTACAAAATCTTCATGATGTTGTTTATGTTCCTGTATGTTAGGATAATTAATTTCGGCCATCAGTTTTTCTTCATCCTTAAAATGAATCATTACGTAATCGACAAGGTCCTTCATCACATTGCGGAACGTTTCGTCTAAAGCTCCTTTTTCGCCTAAACACGCACGGTATAAATTATTTATAAGCTCAACTAAATGCCTATGCTGTTTATCTACATGCTCTACTCCTAAATCATAACTTGCATCCCATGAAACAAAATCATCCATAAAAAACCACCTCAAGAAAAATTATCGTCATTATATCTTTATAAGTAAAATTTAAATTACTTTATTGTACGGCTTGCCCTTAAGTTTAACCATTTTTCAAAGGCCTTTATTGTGTTGACTCGGTCCTGCCTGCCTAAATCTCTTGAAGATCCGAGTAAGAGGCTTGCAAAAATGTCGTTTCCTCTTATGTCTCCGAAGCCGGTTAAACTTTCCTCTGATTGAATAAAAAAACAAATAGGAAAAAGGGCGATGTTTTCCGAAAACTTTAAATCTTTTTCGTTTAAAACAGTGTATGTACCTTCCTTTAAGCCATGAGGAAGAGGAGAGCCTTCGGAAATTATAAAAAAAGCACCCGAAAAGGCATTCGGATTTTTGTTATAGTAGTCTAAAAGGTCTTGAACTTGATCTCCTTCTCCTATTAAAAAGAGTTCCGTATCCCAAAAAAATCGAATAAGAGAGGATAGACTTGTACCTAAGTTTTCATTATCGGCGTTTTTTGATGCCTCTGCTGTCTTTGTATTAAACACGGAATCAAAAACGGAAAAAAAGATTTCGGAATTTTTCAGCTTGTATTTATATCCCGTCTTTTTAGGAAGGGATAGGCTTGCAATCTTATACCCTTCATTTAAAAGATAGCGGTCGAAGGTTCCGGC is from Treponema denticola and encodes:
- a CDS encoding bacteriohemerythrin, whose protein sequence is MDDFVSWDASYDLGVEHVDKQHRHLVELINNLYRACLGEKGALDETFRNVMKDLVDYVMIHFKDEEKLMAEINYPNIQEHKQHHEDFVREILHSVRDYQNGKQFVANTFVRFLRDWLFNHILISDKEWAKFYFANKK